A window from Synechococcus sp. RSCCF101 encodes these proteins:
- the rpsK gene encoding 30S ribosomal protein S11, producing the protein MAKPTKKSGPKKVKRNVPNGVAHIQSTFNNTIVSITDTAGQVISWSSAGASGFKGARKGTPFAAQTAAEAAARRALDQGMRQIEVLVRGPGSGRETAIRALQVAGLEITLIRDVTPLPHNGCRRSKRRRV; encoded by the coding sequence ATGGCCAAACCCACCAAGAAATCCGGCCCCAAGAAGGTCAAGCGCAACGTCCCCAATGGTGTTGCCCACATCCAGTCCACCTTCAACAACACGATCGTTTCGATCACCGACACCGCCGGCCAGGTGATCTCCTGGTCCTCGGCCGGTGCCAGCGGGTTCAAGGGAGCCAGGAAGGGCACACCGTTCGCGGCCCAGACCGCTGCTGAAGCGGCGGCCCGCCGCGCCCTCGATCAGGGCATGCGTCAGATCGAGGTGCTGGTGCGTGGTCCCGGCTCCGGCCGTGAAACCGCCATCCGAGCGCTCCAGGTGGCCGGTCTCGAGATCACCCTGATCCGCGACGTGACCCCCCTGCCCCACAACGGCTGCCGGCGCTCGAAGCGCCGTCGGGTCTGA